A single region of the Chelonia mydas isolate rCheMyd1 chromosome 4, rCheMyd1.pri.v2, whole genome shotgun sequence genome encodes:
- the FABP2 gene encoding fatty acid-binding protein, intestinal: protein MAFDGNWKVDRSENYDKFMEQMGINIMKRKLGAHDNLKITIKQDENKFTIKESSTFRTIEIIFMLGVHFEYTLADGTELSGTWNLEGNKLVGKFNRKDNGKELKAFRELLGDELIQTYIYEGVEAKRIFKRV from the exons ATGGCATTTGATGGCAACTGGAAGGTAGACAGAAGTGAAAACTATGACAAGTTCATGGAGCAGATGG GTATTAATATAATGAAGAGAAAGCTAGGAGCCCATGACAACTTGAAAATCACTATTAAGCAGGACGAAAACAAATTCACTATCAAGGAATCAAGTACTTTTCGAACCATAGAAATAATATTCATGCTGGGAGTCCATTTTGAATACACCCTGGCTGATGGAACTGAGCTCAGT GGTACTTGGAATCTGGAAGGAAATAAGCTTGTGGGAAAATTCAACCGGAAAGATAATGGGAAAGAGCTCAAAGCATTCAGAGAACTGCTAGGAGATGAATTAATTCAG ACTTACATATATGAAGGAGTTGAAGCCAAGAGAATCTTTAAAAGGGTTTAA